The region GGAGCGGAGGGTCGCCGACTGCAGCAGTAACGTGCGGAGGCGACCACACGCCCCAATCGGTGAAAGATCGGGCACCGCTCCGACCACGGAGAGCCGTTGCAGCTTGGAGAGGGACTCGAGGAACGCGAGGCTCTTCAGGCTTCCGCGGATCGTGAGCCAGGTGAGCGCTTTCAGCTGGGCGAGCTCGCTCAGCGTCTTGTTCGAAAAGCCGCTCAGCTCCAACCTGCGAAGCTGTCGCAGCCCCGTCAGTGCCGCCAGGTCCTCACTGGAAAGACGCTTCCCGCTCCGTGTGCTCCACACGTGAAGCACGAGATCCGGACGCTGGCTGAGAACCTTGTCCCACAGCTCCGTGAGCTTCTTGTGGGGATCCGCGCCAAAGGCGAAACCCAGCGATGCTCCTTCTCGCAGCTCCGTTCGCGCGCGCCGCATCTTGGACGCGGTCCATGGCACGCCATGTTGCGAGTGCACCCACACCATGACCGACTCGTATGCCAGCACCGGAGACGCTTCTACGGAATTCACCCGACTGGGCGGTCACTTTGCGAGTCGCGCTTCGAGCTCCGCCACGCGCGCCAACGCCCGCTCCTTGTCCGTACGCTCGCGTTCCTTTTCGGCGCGCTGCTCCTCGGCTTCGCTGAGCCAGCGCCGGGCGCCTTCGCGGTCGTCGCTGAGGACGAGCTTTCCGTCCTCCGCACGGAGCCAGCAGGCCAGCGCTTCGGAGTACACGGGGCCATCGCCCGCTGCCACCCGCTCGAAAGCGCCTGTCACGTCCGGCCGCCATAGCTGGATCGCGAGGGGGCCACCCATGGAGGCAGGGCCGGCCATCAGCGGATCGAAAATCACCAGCTCTCGAGCTCCAATGGCGGCGTAGCGTTCGTGCACGTCCCGGTAGTCCTTGTGCGGATGCTTCGGGCTCACGATCTCGAAGCAAACCCGAGGGGGAACATGGCCCGGCTTCCACAAGCACAAGCTGTTCAGCCGGTCGCCCTCCGGTGCCGCGGGATCGAGCACGCACACGTCGGGATCGATGCCCACGCTGGGCGCTTGCTCCAGAAAGCGGATCGCCAAATTGCGTGCGACCTGCATCGCATGGTCTTGCCGCGCCGCCCACGCGCTCAGCACGGCATGGATGTGATTCGCGGTTTGGTCGTGAAAGACGGACTCTGGCACGGTGCCCTCAGGGAGCACCCATTGCGACAGGTCCGGGCGGACTCGGTATCGCAGTATGACGAAGCTCGGAGCGTCACTCACGACCTCCAGCCTACTGCTTCTTGCTGATTCGTGACACGAGACCGCATTGCGACTCAGTTGAAACGGTAGCCGGTCTGCGCCGGCCTCGCCGGTTTTCCCGGTGGGGCTGCGCCCCACACCCCGCGCGGGGAACCCCAACCCCGCGCGGCCACTGCTCCATGCTCTTGAGAAGTTCCGTACTCGCGTCGGGTGCATGCGTCAGGCCACAGCACGCCGCGTGCCACGCAGAAACACCTTCAAACCCTGGTTTGCACCCTGGCGAAACCGCGCTTCGCCGGCGGCGGTCGCCGGTTTTCGTTTTCATGTCGGTCCGCCGCGGCACCTCGCGAAGCGGCGTTTCCGCGGCGGACCGACAAAAGAAAACCGGGGGCCGGCGGGTCCATGCCGACTCGCTCTGGTGGTATGGAGCGGCATGTTCACCGGCTTGGTGGAGACGACGGGCAAGCTTCGAGGGCGCGATCGCCGCGGGCCGGGCTATCGCCTCACGATCGAAACGGACCTCGCGCCGCTCGAGATGGGTGAGTCCATCGCGGTGAACGGCGCGTGCCTCACCGTCGTGGACATCCGGGACGGCGCCTTCGGCGCGGACGTCTCGGAAGAGACGGTGGAAAAGACGACGCTGGGCCGCGTGGGCGTCGGCGGCGCGTTGAACCTGGAGCGCTCGCTGCGGCTCGGGGATCGCCTGGGCGGACATCTCGTCAGTGGTCACGTGGACGGCGTGGCGCGCGTGACGGAGGTCACGCCGGTGGGCGAAGCGTGGCGCGTCGCGATTGCGCCACCGGCGGAGCTGATGCGCTATCTGGCGCCCAAAGGCTCGGTCACGCTGGACGGCGTGTCGCTCACCATCAACGCCACCGGCGCGAGCGACATCGAGCTGATGCTCATCCCGCACACGCGGGAAGTGACGAATTTCTCGGCGCTTCGCCCAGGGAGCGAGCTGAATCTCGAGGTGGATCTGTTGGCGCGCTACGTCGTGCACTATCTAGAGCGGGGCGGCTCCGCCGCTGGCGGAGAAGACTCCCTGGTCGATGCGCTGTCACGCGCCGGCTTCCTCTCCAAAGACTGAACCCATGCCCCAATCCATTCCCCCGCGCCCGCTGGACATCGATCCCGAGCCGCTGGCGCGCGTGCAGCAAGCCATCGACGACATTCGCGCCGGCAAGATGGTCATCTTGGTGGACGACGAAGATCGCGAGAACGAAGGCGATCTGACCATGGCTGCGGAGATGGTCACGCCGGAGGCCATCAACTTCATGGCCAAGTTTGGTCGCGGCCTG is a window of Polyangiaceae bacterium DNA encoding:
- a CDS encoding Uma2 family endonuclease codes for the protein MSDAPSFVILRYRVRPDLSQWVLPEGTVPESVFHDQTANHIHAVLSAWAARQDHAMQVARNLAIRFLEQAPSVGIDPDVCVLDPAAPEGDRLNSLCLWKPGHVPPRVCFEIVSPKHPHKDYRDVHERYAAIGARELVIFDPLMAGPASMGGPLAIQLWRPDVTGAFERVAAGDGPVYSEALACWLRAEDGKLVLSDDREGARRWLSEAEEQRAEKERERTDKERALARVAELEARLAK
- a CDS encoding riboflavin synthase, translating into MFTGLVETTGKLRGRDRRGPGYRLTIETDLAPLEMGESIAVNGACLTVVDIRDGAFGADVSEETVEKTTLGRVGVGGALNLERSLRLGDRLGGHLVSGHVDGVARVTEVTPVGEAWRVAIAPPAELMRYLAPKGSVTLDGVSLTINATGASDIELMLIPHTREVTNFSALRPGSELNLEVDLLARYVVHYLERGGSAAGGEDSLVDALSRAGFLSKD